One stretch of Prunus persica cultivar Lovell chromosome G1, Prunus_persica_NCBIv2, whole genome shotgun sequence DNA includes these proteins:
- the LOC18791548 gene encoding uncharacterized protein LOC18791548 has product MGDKKKKATVFIRLVSAAGTGFFYVKRKPTKVTEKLEFRKFDPRVNRHVLFTEAKMK; this is encoded by the coding sequence ATGGgtgacaaaaagaagaaggctaCCGTTTTCATCCGACTTGTCTCAGCTGCTGGCACCGGATTTTTCTATGTCAAGAGGAAGCCTACTAAGGTGACAGAGAAGCTTGAGTTCCGAAAATTTGACCCTCGGGTAAATCGTCATGTTCTATTTACAGAGGCAAAAATGAAATGA
- the LOC18789988 gene encoding NADH dehydrogenase [ubiquinone] 1 alpha subcomplex subunit 8-B has translation MASAVDAAGDPIPTSAVLTAASKHIQFQCQAENVAFLKCKKKDPNPEKCLDKGRQVTRCVLSLLKDLHQRCTKEMDAYVGCMYYNTNEFELCRKEQDEFEKKCPLA, from the exons ATGGCCAGCGCAGTGGACGCAGCAGGAGATCCAATCCCAACATCGGCAGTTCTGACGGCGGCGTCCAAGCACATTCAGTTCCAGTGCCAAGCCGAGAACGTGGCTTTTCTCAAGTGCAAGAAGAAAGATCCGAACCCTGAGAAGTGTCTCGACAAAGGTCGCCAAGTCACTCGATGCGTTCTTAGCCT GTTGAAAGATCTTCATCAGAGGTGCACGAAAGAGATGGATGCTTATGTTGGATGCATGTATTACAATACAaatgaatttgaattatgTCGCAAAGAGCAAGATGAATTCGAGAAAAAATGCCCATTGGCATGA
- the LOC18790007 gene encoding serine/arginine-rich SC35-like splicing factor SCL28 isoform X2 translates to MARYRSRSRSYSPRRRSRTPPRGRKRYDDDPRDRYRESRSYRDRRSPAPSGLLVRNLPLDARPEDLRIPFERYGPVKDVYLPKNYYTGEPRGFGFVKYRYAEDAAEAKQQLNHSVIGGREIRIVFAEENRKTPQEMRTTTRVSGRYGGSSRRRTPPRSPRRQYRSYSRSPSPVRRDSRDRGARDDYRSPVQSRSISRSPSPRDGRDYRRSPSPRENGRSPRDERDYAPSRSRSLRGNSRSPSRSRSRSYSPR, encoded by the exons ATGGCCAGGTACAGAAGCCGAAGCCGAAGCTACAGCCCTCGTCGACGCAGCCGGACTCCGCCACGTGGACGCAAGCGATACGACGACGACCCTCGTGATCGCTACCGTGAAAGCAGGTCTTACAGAGACCGTCGCTCACCCGCTCCTTCTGGCCTGCTCGTTCGAAATCTTCCTCTTGACGCCAG GCCAGAAGATCTTAGGATCCCATTTGAGCGATATGGCCCAGTGAAGGATGTGTATCTTCCTAAGAATTACTACACCGG GGAGCCACGGGGCTTTGGGTTTGTGAAGTACCGTTATGCGGAGGATGCGGCTGAAGCAAAGCAACAACTGAACCATTCAGTTATTGGTGGACGTGAGATAAGAATTGTGTTTGCTGAGGAGAATAGAAAAACTCCCCAAGAAATGCGTACAACTACTCGCGTAAG TGGTCGGTATGGAGGAAGCTCCAGAAGGAGAACTCCACCGAGGTCCCCAAGACGGCAATATCGTT CTTACTCGCGGTCACCTTCACCTGTTAGGCGTGACTCAAG GGACCGTGGGGCTAGGGATGATTATCGTTCGCCAGTGCAATCTAGATCAATTTCACGATCTCCTTCACCACGTGATGGAAGAGACTACAGGAGGTCCCCAAGTCCACGCGAGAATGGTCGGAGTCCTCGTGATGAAAGAGACTATGCACCCAGCAGATCAAGGAGTCTGAGGGGTAACAGTCGCAGTCCATCAAGGTCTCGTTCGCGATCCTACAG TCCTCGCTGA
- the LOC18790007 gene encoding serine/arginine-rich SC35-like splicing factor SCL28 isoform X1, with amino-acid sequence MARYRSRSRSYSPRRRSRTPPRGRKRYDDDPRDRYRESRSYRDRRSPAPSGLLVRNLPLDARPEDLRIPFERYGPVKDVYLPKNYYTGEPRGFGFVKYRYAEDAAEAKQQLNHSVIGGREIRIVFAEENRKTPQEMRTTTRVSSGRYGGSSRRRTPPRSPRRQYRSYSRSPSPVRRDSRDRGARDDYRSPVQSRSISRSPSPRDGRDYRRSPSPRENGRSPRDERDYAPSRSRSLRGNSRSPSRSRSRSYSPR; translated from the exons ATGGCCAGGTACAGAAGCCGAAGCCGAAGCTACAGCCCTCGTCGACGCAGCCGGACTCCGCCACGTGGACGCAAGCGATACGACGACGACCCTCGTGATCGCTACCGTGAAAGCAGGTCTTACAGAGACCGTCGCTCACCCGCTCCTTCTGGCCTGCTCGTTCGAAATCTTCCTCTTGACGCCAG GCCAGAAGATCTTAGGATCCCATTTGAGCGATATGGCCCAGTGAAGGATGTGTATCTTCCTAAGAATTACTACACCGG GGAGCCACGGGGCTTTGGGTTTGTGAAGTACCGTTATGCGGAGGATGCGGCTGAAGCAAAGCAACAACTGAACCATTCAGTTATTGGTGGACGTGAGATAAGAATTGTGTTTGCTGAGGAGAATAGAAAAACTCCCCAAGAAATGCGTACAACTACTCGCGTAAG CAGTGGTCGGTATGGAGGAAGCTCCAGAAGGAGAACTCCACCGAGGTCCCCAAGACGGCAATATCGTT CTTACTCGCGGTCACCTTCACCTGTTAGGCGTGACTCAAG GGACCGTGGGGCTAGGGATGATTATCGTTCGCCAGTGCAATCTAGATCAATTTCACGATCTCCTTCACCACGTGATGGAAGAGACTACAGGAGGTCCCCAAGTCCACGCGAGAATGGTCGGAGTCCTCGTGATGAAAGAGACTATGCACCCAGCAGATCAAGGAGTCTGAGGGGTAACAGTCGCAGTCCATCAAGGTCTCGTTCGCGATCCTACAG TCCTCGCTGA
- the LOC18790978 gene encoding squamosa promoter-binding-like protein 7: MEGPASPSSTQSQRQRLDEARVSEMEIQPPLTNQDTSTVWDWGDLLDFTVDDDLSISWGSIEIDPAPALEDLPEDPNSNSDRVRKRDPRLACTNFLAGHVPCACPEIDERMMELEEEEAGHGKKRVKTARAPPGTARCQVPSCRADIKELKGYHRRHRVCLACANASTVFLDGETKRYCQQCGKFHVLSDFDEGKRSCRRKLERHNNRRRRKPTNSKGGIRKESQREIQIEDTNCDGGAGEDSIQLSSQLNDKEELPESEGGRISTLSSVPDSQIVHSDGGASLVASGETQMDGRKHDSNNSLSPPNCDKSAYSSMCPTGRISFKLYDWNPAEFPRRLRHQIFQWLASMPVELEGYIRPGCTILTVFIAMPKFMWMKLLEDPVSYVHDFVVVPGRMLSGRGNILVYLNDMIFRVVKDGTSVIKGKVEMRAPRLHYVHPRYFEAGKPMEFVACGSDLLQPKFRFLVSFSGKYLAYNYYPESSPSQIEGDTATNLDHQLYKIHVPQTEANRFGPAFIEIENESGLSNFLPILIADKDVCAEMNTIQKRYEESFSLQGSHFSSSGSLSDSCEASSLGHTAFSEVILDIAWLLKKPSSENFQQIMTASQIQRFNYLLNFLISMKSTTILEKVSQNLKTLMDNMELHSANDGTSDADMRLLKNYMDYARDRQKIDNSGVLVPWSGRLVQKEDIVSQSQSCFQNVGNLVVPLQCQDTEITVDGRVDVMVGSTSHERSETVPLLSKKAVMKANLIKKWPRVANYCTSGEVSMSRSSGAFLRFRPALYVICAAAICLGFCAVLFHPHKVGEFAVTMRRCLFDNF, translated from the exons ATGGAAGGGCCTGCATCTCCTTCTTCAACGCAATCACAACGGCAGCGTTTGGACGaagctagggtttcagagatGGAGATTCAACCTCCACTGACCAACCAAGACACCTCCACCGTCTGGGACTGGGGAGATCTCCTCGACTTCACCGTCGACGACGACCTATCGATCTCGTGGGGCTCCATCGAGATTGACCCGGCTCCGGCTCTGGAAGATCTGCCGGAGGATCCGAATTCGAATTCGGATCGGGTAAGGAAGCGCGACCCGAGGCTGGCGTGCACCAACTTCTTGGCGGGTCATGTCCCGTGCGCGTGCCCCGAGATCGACGAGAGGATGATGGAGTTGGAAGAGGAGGAAGCCGGGCATGGAAAGAAGCGGGTCAAGACGGCTCGGGCCCCTCCTGGGACGGCCCGGTGTCAGGTTCCGTCTTGTCGTGCCGACATTAAGGAGCTGAAGGGGTACCATCGGAGGCACAGAGTGTGCCTTGCCTGTGCAAATGCCAGCACTGTCTTTCTTGACGGTGAGACCAAGCGTTATTGTCAGCAGTGTGGCAA GTTCCATGTCTTATCAGATTTTGATGAAGGTAAGCGGAGCTGTCGAAGAAAACTAGAGCGTCATAATAACAGACGACGAAGGAAACCTACTAATTCCAAAGGAGGGATTAGAAAGGAATCTCAAAGggaaattcaaattgaagATACCAATTGTGATGGTGGAGCAGGAGAAG ACAGTATACAGTTAAGCAGTCAGTTAAATGACAAGGAAGAATTGCCGGAGTCTGAAGGTGGACGTATTTCTACCCTCAGTTCAGTGCCTGATTCCCAGATTGTCCATAGTGATGGTGGTGCATCTTTGGTAGCTTCTGGTGAAACCCAAATGGATGGAAGAAAACATGATTCTAACAACTCTCTTTCTCCGCCAAATTGTGATAAAAGTGCCTACTCTTCTATG TGTCCGACAGGTCGCATCTCATTCAAGCTCTATGATTGGAATCCAGCGGAGTTCCCTCGAAGACTTCGGCACCAA ATATTCCAATGGTTGGCCAGTATGCCGGTTGAGTTGGAGGGGTATATCCGCCCTGGATGTACTATCTTGACTGTTTTTATTGCAATGCCAAAGTTTATGTGGATGAAG TTACTTGAAGATCCTGTATCATATGTACATGACTTTGTTGTTGTACCTGGAAGGATGCTGTCTGGGAGAGGCAATATACTTGTTTATCTGAATGACATGATTTTCCGTGTTGTGAAAG ATGGGACTTCTGTAATAAAAGGGAAAGTTGAGATGCGGGCCCCAAGGCTTCATTACGTTCATCCTAGATATTTTGAGGCAGGCAAGCCCATGGAATTTGTTGCCTGTGGAAGTGATTTATTACAACCCAAATTTCG GTTTCTTGTATCCTTCTCTGGAAAGTATCTGGCGTATAATTACTATCCTGAATCTTCTCCTAGTCAGATTGAAGGAGACACTGCTACTAACTTAGACCATCAATTATACAAGATACATGTTCCTCAGACTGAAGCAAATCGTTTTGGTCCTGCATTTATTGAG ATTGAGAATGAATCTGGCTTATCGAACTTTCTACCCATACTCATCGCGGATAAAGATGTTTGTGCAGAAATGAATACTATTCAGAAGAGATATGAAGAATCTTTCTCTTTGCAAGGATCACACTTTTCTTCTAGTGGTTCTCTGTCAGACTCTTGTGAAGCATCTTCCCTGGGACACACAGCATTTTCTGAAGTTATTTTAGATATAGCATGGTTACTTAAAAAGCCCTCATCAGAAAATTTTCAACAGATCATGACTGCTTCACAGATCCAAAGATTCAACTATTTATTGAACTTTTTGATATCCATGAAGTCAACAACCATATTGGAGAAAGTTTCACAAAATTTGAAGACTCTGATGGATAACATGGAGTTACACAGTGCAAATGATGGCACCAGTGATGCTGACATGAGGCTCTTAAAGAATTACATGGATTATGCCCGTGATCGTCAAAAAATTGACAACTCGGGGGTTTTAGTACCATGGTCTGGAAGATTGGTGCAAAAAGAGGATATTGTTTCTCAAAGTCAAAGCTGCTTTCAGAATGTCGGAAATTTGGTTGTTCCGTTACAATGTCAG GATACGGAGATAACTGTGGATGGTAGGGTGGATGTGATGGTGGGTTCAACTTCTCATGAGAGAAGTGAAACTGTTCCACTCTTGAGTAAAAAAGCAGTCATGAAAGCTAACCTGATCAAGAAATGGCCAAGAGTGGCTAACTATTGCACTTCTGGGGAGGTCTCAATGTCCCGCTCTAGTGGGGCGTTCTTGAGATTTCGCCCTGCACTTTATGTAATTTGTGCTGCAGCTATCTGTTTAGGATTTTGTGCAGTCCTCTTTCATCCTCACAAGGTTGGTGAATTTGCAGTAACAATGCGCAGATGTTTATTTGACAACTTTTAG
- the LOC18792048 gene encoding bifunctional protein FolD 2 has protein sequence MASQSDHMAAIIDGKAIAQTIRNEIAEEVRHLSQKYGKVPGLAVVIVGNRKDSQSYVSMKRKACAEVAIKSLDIDLPEYVSQDDLIAKVHELNANPDVHGILVQLPLPKHINEEKVLSEISIEKDVDGFHPLNIGKLAMKGREPLFLPCTPKGCLELLSRSGISIKGKKAVVVGRSNIVGLPVSLLLLKADATVTVVHSHSHDPESIIREADIIIAAAGQAMMIKGSWIKPGAAVIDVGTNAIDDSSRKSGYRLVGDVDFQEACKVAGWVTPVPGGVGPMTVAMLLKNTLDGAKRVIAK, from the exons ATGGCGTCGCAATCGGATCACATGGCCGCGATAATCGACGGAAAAGCCATAGCCCAGACCATCCGAAACGAAATTGCAGAGGAAGTCCGCCATCTCTCCCAGAAATATGGCAAG GTTCCAGGACTGGCAGTAGTGATTGTAGGGAACAGGAAGGACTCTCAGAGCTATGTGAGCATGAAGAGGAAGGCTTGTGCTGAGGTTGCCATTAAATCCTTGGACATAGACCTCCCTGAGTATGTGTCCCAAGACGACCTCATTGCCAAAGTTCATGAATTGAATGCCAATCCCGATGTTCATG GTATTCTAGTTCAGCTTCCATTGCCGAAGCATATTAATGAGGAGAAggtgttgagtgaaatcagcATCGAGAAGGATGTTGATGGCTTCCATCCTCTCAACATTGGCAAGCTCGCGATGAAAGGCAGAGAACCTCTGTTCCTTCCTTGCACTCCCAAG GGCTGCCTGGAACTTCTGTCACGGAGTGGCATAAGCATAAAGGGAAAGAAGGCAGTGGTGGTGGGCAGAAGTAACATAGTTGGATTGCCAGTTTCGTTGTTGCTTTTGAAAGCAGATGCTACGGTTACTGTAGTCCATTCTCATTCTCACGATCCAGAAAGTATCATTCGTGAAGCAGACATTATTATTGCTGCAGCAGGGCAGGCAATGATG ATCAAGGGGAGTTGGATAAAACCAGGTGCTGCAGTCATTGATGTCGGAACAAATGCTATAGACGACTCAAGTAGAAAATCAGGCTATAGATTGGTTGGAGATGTCGATTTCCAGGAAGCATGTAAGGTTGCTGGATGGGTAACTCCTGTTCCTGGAGGCGTGGGCCCAATGACTGTTGCAATGTTACTCAAGAATACTTTGGATGGTGCTAAGCGTGTTATTGCAAAATAA
- the LOC18789639 gene encoding sugar transporter ERD6-like 16 has product MAIGQFRDVENGENNTLEDLEQPLFIKQEKIVSYEEEYGSDEKSTEKSGSIWMVLLSTCVAVCGSFEFGSCVGYSAPTQSAIREDLNLSLAQFSMFGSILTIGAMLGAITSGRIADFLGRKGAMRMSASFCITGWLAIFFSKGALSLDIGRFFTGYGIGVFSYVVPIFIAEIAPKNLRGALTTLNQLMIVTGASVAFVIGTIISWTTLALTGIVPCIFLLVGLWFVPESPRWLAKIGHEKEFQIALQRLRGKHADISDEMAEIQEYIFTLQSLPKAKLLDLFKSEHIRSVIIGVGLMVFQQFGGINGIGFYASQTFEEAGISSKTGTIAYACVQVPITMVGATLIDKSGRRPLIMVSATGTFLGCFLAGTSFFLKGYGLLLDWVPIIAVSGVLTYIASFSIGMGAVPWVIMSEIFPIHVKGAAGSLVVLVNWLGAWAISYTYNFLMSWSSSGTYYIYSGFSLLTILFVAKLVPETKGKTLEEIQSCINSGRSRRQDIIS; this is encoded by the exons ATGGCAATTGGGCAGTTCAGAgatgttgaaaatggagaaaataaCACCCTTGAGGATTTGGAACAGCCTCTGTTCATTAAGCAGGAGAAAATTGTTTCCTATGAAGAAGAATATGGGAGTGATGAGAAGAGTACTGAGAAAAGTGGATCCATTTGGATGGTTTTGCTCAGCACTTGTGTTGCTGTTTGTGGCTCTTTTGAGTTTGGATCATGT GTGGGCTATTCAGCTCCCACTCAATCTGCTATCAGGGAAGatctcaatctctctcttgCCCAG TTCTCCATGTTTGGCTCTATACTAACAATTGGTGCAATGCTGGGTGCTATAACAAGTGGTCGGATTGCAGATTTTCTCGGTCGAAAAGGG GCAATGAGAATGTCAGCTAGTTTTTGCATTACAGGATGGCTAGCCATCTTTTTCTCTAAG GGAGCTTTGTCCCTTGACATAGGAAGGTTTTTCACTGGATATGGAATTGGAGTTTTCTCCTATGTG GTCCCAATATTCATAGCAGAAATCGCGCCCAAAAATCTCCGCGGAGCGCTTACAACATTAAATCAG CTCATGATTGTGACTGGAGCATCAGTTGCATTTGTAATAGGAACAATTATAAGTTGGACAACACTTGCTCTAACTG GCATTGTTCCTTGCATTTTCCTGCTTGTGGGTCTATGGTTTGTGCCGGAGTCGCCTCGATGGCTG GCAAAGATTGGCCATGAGAAAGAATTTCAAATTGCACTACAGAGACTCCGTGGAAAACATGCTGATATATCTGATGAAATGGCTGAAATTCAA GAATATATTTTTACTCTACAAAGTCTTCCAAAAGCCAAATTgttggatttgtttaaaagCGAACATATTCGCTCTGTGatt ATTGGGGTTGGATTAATGGTGTTTCAACAGTTTGGTGGTATTAATGGGATAGGATTCTATGCAAGTCAAACCTTTGAAGAAGCTG GAATTTCAAGCAAAACCGGAACCATAGCTTATGCATGTGTTCAG GTCCCGATCACTATGGTTGGAGCAACGTTAATTGATAAGTCAGGAAGGAGGCCTCTTATAATG GTTTCAGCAACTGGGACATTCCTAGGCTGTTTTCTAGCAGgaacttctttctttctgaag GGATATGGTTTGTTGCTTGATTGGGTACCGATAATAGCTGTGTCCGGCGTGCTG ACTTACATTGCGTCCTTCTCGATTGGAATGGGAGCTGTGCCTTGGGTGATAATGTCTGAG ATTTTTCCAATCCATGTGAAGGGAGCTGCTGGGAGCTTGGTGGTGCTTGTGAACTGGTTGGGTGCTTGGGCAATTTCCTACACCTACAACTTTCTCATGAGCTGGAGTTCCTCAG gAACTTATTACATTTACTCTGGATTTTCTTTGTTGACCATCCTATTTGTGGCCAAGTTAGTCCCGGAAACCAAAGGCAAAACCCTAGAAGAAATTCAGTCATGCATCAATTCAGGGAGATCAAGAAGACAAGACATCATTAGCTGA